In Vagococcus hydrophili, one DNA window encodes the following:
- the adhE gene encoding bifunctional acetaldehyde-CoA/alcohol dehydrogenase, with the protein MVKTKDKKVEKQESNVAQVIDELVVKGNQALKEMKAFDQEKVDHIVHQMAMAALNQHMPLAKMAVEETGRGIYEDKAIKNMFASESIWNSIKYDKTVGVINEDKQKQIIEIADPVGVVCGVTPTTNPTSTTIFKAMISIKTRNPIIFAFHPSAQKCSAEAARIVRDAAVAAGAPENCVQWVEQPSIEGTNTLMNHEGVAIVLATGGSAMVKAAYSTGKPALGVGPGNTPAYVEKTARIKRAVNDLIISKSFDNGMICASEQGVIVDAEVYDAVKAEFEAHQVYIVKANELAKLEKAVMNEAKTAVNPAIVGHSAVSIAKDAGINVPAGTKILIAELEDAGADYPLSREKLSPVLAMFKANSREHGLELCEKMLKLGGEGHTAVLHSEDEDLHIQFGLRMNACRILINSPAAQGGIGDIYNEMIPSLTLGCGSYGKNSVSKNVTAINLINTKTVTKRRNNMQWFKLPEKIYFELNSIQYLEKMENIERAFIVCDPGMVQFGYTQKVIDELNKRNNKVTYEIFSDVEPNPSTNTVYAGTEMINKFKPDTIIAIGGGSAIDAAKGMWLFYEHPDTEFFGAKQKFLDIRKRTYKIQSAKKSQMVCIPTTSGTGAEVTPFAVITDSETHVKYPLADYALTPNVAIIDPQFVMSVPAGVTADTGMDVLTHALESYVSVMASDYTRGLSLQAIRLVFDNLEDSVKNPNLENREKMHNASTMAGMAFANAFLGICHSIAHKIGGEYGIPHGRTNAILLPHIIRYNAKDPSKHALFPKYDYFRADTDYADVARFLGLKGNTTAELVEALATEVDELGKRVGIDMNLKAQGLSQETLDNTVDRMAELAYEDQCTTANPKEPLISELKQIIIDSYNA; encoded by the coding sequence ATGGTAAAGACAAAAGATAAAAAAGTTGAGAAACAAGAAAGTAACGTGGCGCAAGTCATTGATGAATTAGTAGTAAAAGGTAACCAAGCATTAAAAGAAATGAAAGCTTTCGATCAAGAAAAAGTAGATCATATCGTTCATCAAATGGCGATGGCAGCTTTAAATCAACACATGCCTTTAGCAAAAATGGCAGTCGAAGAAACTGGCCGTGGAATTTATGAAGATAAAGCAATTAAAAATATGTTCGCATCTGAAAGTATCTGGAACAGCATTAAATATGATAAAACAGTTGGCGTAATCAACGAAGATAAACAAAAACAAATTATTGAAATTGCTGACCCAGTCGGTGTGGTTTGTGGGGTAACACCAACAACTAACCCAACATCTACAACCATTTTTAAAGCAATGATTTCAATCAAAACACGTAATCCAATCATTTTTGCTTTCCATCCAAGCGCACAAAAATGTTCAGCAGAAGCAGCTCGTATCGTTCGTGATGCAGCCGTTGCAGCTGGCGCACCTGAAAACTGTGTTCAATGGGTTGAGCAACCTTCAATCGAAGGAACAAACACATTAATGAATCATGAAGGCGTGGCAATTGTATTAGCTACAGGTGGTTCTGCAATGGTTAAAGCTGCATATTCTACTGGTAAACCAGCACTTGGCGTAGGACCTGGTAACACACCTGCTTACGTTGAAAAAACAGCAAGAATCAAACGTGCGGTTAACGATTTAATTATTTCAAAATCATTTGATAATGGAATGATTTGTGCCTCAGAACAAGGTGTGATTGTTGATGCTGAAGTTTATGATGCAGTGAAAGCTGAATTTGAAGCACATCAAGTATACATCGTTAAAGCTAATGAATTAGCTAAATTAGAAAAAGCAGTCATGAACGAAGCTAAAACAGCTGTTAACCCAGCAATCGTTGGTCATTCTGCTGTATCTATCGCTAAAGACGCAGGAATTAACGTCCCAGCAGGAACTAAAATTTTAATCGCTGAATTAGAAGATGCGGGTGCTGATTACCCATTATCTCGTGAAAAACTATCTCCAGTTTTAGCAATGTTTAAAGCTAACAGCCGTGAACATGGTTTAGAATTATGTGAAAAAATGTTAAAACTTGGTGGAGAAGGACATACTGCTGTTTTACATTCAGAAGATGAAGATTTACACATTCAATTTGGTTTAAGAATGAATGCTTGTCGTATCTTAATCAACTCACCAGCAGCACAAGGTGGGATTGGTGATATCTACAACGAAATGATTCCTTCATTAACATTAGGTTGTGGATCTTACGGTAAAAACTCAGTATCTAAAAACGTAACAGCAATTAACTTAATCAACACAAAAACTGTAACAAAACGGAGAAATAATATGCAATGGTTTAAACTTCCAGAAAAAATTTATTTTGAATTAAATTCAATCCAATATTTAGAAAAAATGGAAAACATTGAACGTGCATTCATCGTCTGTGACCCTGGAATGGTTCAATTTGGTTATACTCAAAAAGTAATTGATGAGTTAAACAAACGTAACAACAAAGTGACTTATGAAATCTTCTCAGATGTTGAACCTAACCCTTCAACAAACACTGTTTATGCAGGAACTGAAATGATTAATAAATTCAAACCAGATACAATCATTGCTATCGGTGGTGGATCTGCAATTGATGCCGCTAAAGGTATGTGGTTATTCTACGAACACCCAGATACAGAATTCTTTGGCGCTAAACAAAAATTCTTAGATATTAGAAAACGTACGTACAAAATTCAATCAGCTAAAAAATCTCAAATGGTTTGTATTCCAACAACATCTGGTACAGGTGCTGAAGTAACACCATTTGCCGTAATTACTGATAGTGAAACACACGTGAAATACCCATTAGCAGATTACGCTTTAACACCAAACGTGGCAATTATTGACCCACAATTTGTAATGAGTGTACCAGCTGGAGTAACTGCAGATACAGGGATGGACGTATTAACTCACGCTTTAGAATCATATGTTTCAGTAATGGCATCTGACTATACTCGTGGATTAAGTTTACAAGCAATCAGATTAGTCTTTGATAACTTAGAAGATTCAGTGAAAAACCCTAACTTAGAAAACAGAGAAAAAATGCACAATGCTTCAACAATGGCTGGTATGGCATTTGCGAATGCTTTCCTAGGTATATGTCACTCAATCGCTCATAAAATTGGTGGAGAATACGGTATTCCTCACGGACGTACAAATGCGATTCTTTTACCTCATATTATCCGTTACAATGCGAAAGATCCTTCAAAACATGCATTGTTCCCTAAATATGATTACTTTAGAGCGGACACAGACTACGCTGACGTAGCTCGTTTCTTAGGTCTTAAAGGAAACACAACTGCTGAATTAGTAGAAGCTTTAGCAACAGAAGTAGATGAATTAGGAAAACGTGTTGGAATTGACATGAACCTTAAAGCACAAGGATTGTCTCAAGAAACATTAGACAACACAGTAGATCGTATGGCTGAGCTTGCTTATGAAGATCAATGTACAACTGCTAACCCTAAAGAACCATTAATTAGCGAATTAAAACAAATTATTATTGATTCATATAATGCATAA
- the yajC gene encoding preprotein translocase subunit YajC → MQGGLGFLFPLIIIGGMMFFMTRSQKKQQNQRQELLNSMKLGDEVVTIGGLYGVVHELNTDKGTVTIDCEGIYLVFERAAIKTVTPAAASAPAATVETEEVTEVVETKEEEKENQ, encoded by the coding sequence ATGCAAGGTGGATTAGGATTTTTATTTCCGTTAATTATTATCGGTGGGATGATGTTTTTCATGACACGTTCTCAAAAGAAACAACAAAATCAACGCCAAGAGCTATTAAATAGCATGAAACTTGGAGACGAAGTTGTGACTATTGGTGGGTTATACGGTGTGGTTCATGAATTAAACACAGACAAAGGAACTGTAACAATTGACTGTGAAGGTATTTATTTAGTGTTTGAACGTGCTGCAATCAAAACTGTAACACCTGCAGCAGCAAGTGCTCCAGCAGCAACAGTTGAAACAGAAGAAGTAACTGAAGTTGTTGAAACTAAAGAAGAAGAAAAAGAAAATCAATAA
- the tgt gene encoding tRNA guanosine(34) transglycosylase Tgt, whose translation MSEPAIKYRLIKKEKHTGARLGEIITPHGTFPTPMFMPVGTLATVKTMAPEELKDMGAGIILSNTYHLWLRPGEDLVEEAGGLHKFMNWDQGILTDSGGFQVWSLSDMRRIEEEGVHFRNHLNGSKMFLSPEKAIQIQNKLGPDIMMSFDECPPFEQSHDYVKKSIERTSRWAERGLNAHANADRQGLFGIIQGAGFQDLREQSARDLVSLDFPGYSIGGLSVGESKQEMNKVLEYTTPLIPENKPRYLMGVGTADSLIDGVIRGVDMFDCVLPTRIARNGTCMTSKGRLVVKNAKFARDFRPLDEKCDCYTCRNYSRAYIRHLIKCDETFGIRLTSYHNLYFLLNVMKQVRQAIMDDNLLEFRQAFFEEYGFNEENPKNF comes from the coding sequence ATGAGCGAACCAGCAATTAAATACAGATTAATCAAAAAAGAAAAACACACTGGCGCAAGATTAGGTGAAATTATTACGCCACATGGAACATTTCCAACGCCAATGTTTATGCCAGTAGGAACATTAGCAACTGTTAAAACAATGGCTCCAGAAGAGTTAAAAGATATGGGTGCAGGAATTATTTTAAGTAATACGTATCATTTATGGTTACGTCCTGGCGAAGATTTAGTGGAAGAAGCAGGCGGCTTACATAAATTTATGAACTGGGATCAAGGGATCTTAACAGATTCAGGCGGTTTCCAAGTTTGGTCATTAAGTGATATGCGCCGTATTGAAGAAGAAGGGGTTCATTTTAGAAACCATTTAAATGGTTCAAAAATGTTTTTATCTCCTGAAAAAGCAATCCAAATTCAAAATAAATTAGGTCCAGATATTATGATGAGTTTTGACGAGTGCCCGCCTTTTGAGCAAAGTCATGACTACGTGAAGAAATCAATCGAGAGAACTTCTCGTTGGGCAGAACGCGGGTTAAATGCGCATGCCAATGCAGATCGTCAAGGGTTATTCGGAATTATACAAGGAGCTGGCTTCCAAGATTTACGTGAGCAAAGTGCTCGTGATTTAGTCAGTTTAGACTTCCCAGGTTATTCTATTGGTGGGTTGTCAGTGGGTGAATCTAAACAAGAAATGAACAAAGTGTTAGAATACACAACACCACTTATTCCAGAGAACAAACCAAGATATTTAATGGGTGTGGGAACTGCCGATTCATTAATTGATGGAGTTATTCGTGGGGTGGATATGTTTGATTGTGTCTTGCCAACACGTATTGCGAGAAATGGAACGTGTATGACGAGTAAAGGCCGTTTAGTTGTGAAAAACGCTAAATTCGCTCGTGACTTCAGACCATTGGATGAAAAATGTGATTGTTACACATGTCGTAATTATTCCCGTGCTTATATTCGTCATTTGATTAAATGTGATGAAACATTCGGTATTCGTTTAACGTCTTATCATAATTTATACTTCTTATTAAATGTGATGAAACAAGTCCGTCAAGCGATTATGGATGACAATTTACTAGAATTCAGACAAGCCTTTTTCGAAGAATATGGATTTAATGAAGAAAATCCGAAGAATTTCTAA
- the queA gene encoding tRNA preQ1(34) S-adenosylmethionine ribosyltransferase-isomerase QueA, which produces MTLQTSDFDFHLPEELIAQTPLKDRTASKLLILDKKTGEIQDKHFDDILDELHPGDALVMNNTRVLPARLHGEKPETGGHLEVLLLNNTENDTWETLIKPAKRAKVGTKISFGDGRLKAVVKEELEHGGRIIDFTYEGVFLENLEALGEMPLPPYIKETLEDQERYQTVYAKENGSAAAPTAGLHFTKELMAKIEAKGVKIIYLTLHVGLGTFRPVNVEDLENHNMHSEFYALSEESAESLRQIKANGGRIVAVGTTSIRTLETIGTKFNGEIKADSGWTEIFIKPGYKFKLVDAFSTNFHLPMSTLIMLVSAFSTRDHVLNAYNHAVAEEYRFFSFGDAMFVK; this is translated from the coding sequence ATGACATTACAAACGTCAGATTTTGATTTTCATCTACCAGAAGAACTGATAGCACAAACGCCTTTAAAGGACAGAACGGCGTCTAAATTATTAATTTTAGATAAAAAAACAGGTGAAATACAAGATAAACATTTCGATGATATTTTAGATGAGCTACATCCAGGAGATGCTCTTGTGATGAACAATACTCGTGTTTTACCAGCAAGATTACATGGTGAAAAACCAGAAACAGGCGGTCATTTAGAAGTGTTACTATTAAATAATACTGAAAATGACACGTGGGAAACATTAATCAAACCAGCTAAACGCGCTAAAGTCGGCACAAAAATTTCATTTGGTGATGGTCGACTGAAAGCTGTGGTGAAGGAAGAACTAGAACATGGCGGTCGAATCATCGATTTTACTTATGAGGGTGTCTTTTTAGAAAATCTAGAAGCTTTAGGTGAGATGCCATTACCACCATATATTAAAGAAACGCTGGAAGATCAAGAACGTTATCAAACAGTCTATGCTAAAGAAAACGGCTCAGCGGCAGCCCCTACAGCAGGTCTTCATTTTACAAAAGAGTTAATGGCTAAAATCGAAGCTAAGGGTGTGAAAATTATTTACTTAACGCTACATGTTGGCTTAGGAACGTTTAGACCTGTGAATGTCGAAGATTTAGAAAATCATAACATGCACAGTGAGTTTTATGCCTTATCAGAAGAATCGGCTGAAAGCTTGCGTCAAATTAAAGCAAATGGCGGTCGAATTGTGGCTGTAGGAACAACATCAATTAGAACTTTAGAAACGATTGGAACTAAATTTAATGGTGAGATTAAAGCGGATAGTGGTTGGACTGAAATCTTTATTAAACCGGGTTATAAGTTCAAACTAGTGGATGCTTTTTCAACCAATTTCCACTTGCCAATGTCAACGTTGATCATGTTAGTGAGTGCTTTTTCAACGAGAGACCATGTTTTAAATGCCTATAACCATGCTGTAGCAGAAGAATATCGTTTCTTTAGTTTTGGGGACGCGATGTTTGTAAAATAA
- the ruvB gene encoding Holliday junction branch migration DNA helicase RuvB gives MNEEENRLVSADLDEAEDGLEKSLRPQYLAQYIGQDKVKRELDIYIKAAKQREESLDHVLLYGPPGLGKTTMAMVIANEMEVNIKTTSGPAIEKPGDLVAILNELEPGDVLFIDEIHRLPRVAEELLYSAMEDFFVDIIVGQGPSAHPVHFPLPPFTLVGATTRAGMLSAPLRDRFGIICHMEYYEDHDLKEIVLRSADIFATEIKETGAFEIARRSRGTPRIANRLLKRVRDFAQVESNGKIDEYVADEALKMLQVDHKGLDYVDQKILTTMIELYNGGPVGLTTIAVNISEETETVEDMYEPYLIQKGFIKRTQRGRVVTEFGYEHLGYTYEEK, from the coding sequence ATGAACGAAGAAGAAAATCGCTTGGTATCAGCTGATTTAGATGAAGCAGAAGACGGTTTAGAAAAATCATTACGGCCTCAATATTTAGCCCAGTATATCGGTCAAGATAAGGTGAAACGAGAGTTAGATATCTACATTAAAGCCGCTAAACAACGAGAAGAATCTTTGGATCATGTCTTGTTGTATGGTCCACCGGGATTAGGTAAAACAACCATGGCTATGGTAATTGCCAATGAAATGGAAGTTAATATTAAAACAACCAGTGGTCCAGCCATTGAAAAACCGGGTGATTTAGTGGCTATTTTAAATGAGCTAGAACCAGGGGATGTTCTATTTATTGATGAAATTCATCGTTTGCCAAGAGTAGCAGAAGAATTACTTTATTCGGCAATGGAAGATTTTTTTGTGGATATTATAGTGGGGCAAGGTCCAAGTGCCCACCCTGTTCATTTCCCGTTACCCCCCTTTACCTTAGTAGGAGCAACAACTCGGGCAGGAATGTTATCAGCACCTTTAAGGGATCGCTTTGGGATCATTTGTCACATGGAATATTATGAAGACCATGATTTAAAAGAGATTGTCCTGCGTTCTGCGGATATTTTTGCCACAGAAATCAAAGAAACAGGAGCTTTTGAAATTGCTAGACGTTCAAGAGGGACCCCTCGAATCGCCAACCGTTTATTGAAGCGAGTCCGTGATTTTGCTCAAGTTGAAAGTAACGGAAAAATTGATGAATACGTAGCAGATGAAGCTTTGAAAATGTTGCAAGTCGATCACAAGGGCTTAGATTATGTGGATCAAAAAATCTTAACAACGATGATTGAACTTTATAACGGTGGTCCCGTTGGTCTAACAACGATTGCGGTTAATATTAGTGAAGAAACTGAAACTGTTGAGGACATGTATGAGCCTTATTTAATTCAAAAGGGATTTATCAAACGAACACAAAGAGGTCGAGTGGTTACTGAATTTGGTTATGAGCATTTAGGGTATACTTACGAAGAAAAATAA
- the ruvA gene encoding Holliday junction branch migration protein RuvA gives MYEYIKGVVTYVSPYYIVIETNNIGYQIAVANPFRYSAHLEKEVVVYLHQVIRDDAHVLYGFSDLEEKQLFLKLISVSGIGPKSGLAIMALDDHAGLVSAIENEDAKYLTKFPGVGKKTAQQMVLDLKGKLDELEITGEAKQVYAKQDDLFSTIDDSSLTEAIEALKALGYSEREIKRIKVELETMTGKATDEILRFGLKLLMKK, from the coding sequence GTGTACGAATACATTAAAGGCGTGGTCACTTATGTGAGTCCGTATTATATAGTTATCGAAACAAACAACATTGGGTATCAAATAGCTGTGGCAAATCCGTTTCGCTATTCAGCTCATTTAGAAAAAGAAGTGGTCGTTTATTTACATCAAGTTATCAGAGATGACGCTCATGTCTTATATGGTTTTTCAGACTTAGAAGAAAAACAATTATTCTTAAAATTAATTAGTGTCTCAGGTATTGGACCTAAGAGTGGTTTAGCCATTATGGCTTTAGATGACCATGCTGGATTAGTAAGTGCGATTGAAAATGAAGACGCGAAGTACTTAACTAAATTTCCAGGTGTTGGGAAAAAGACAGCGCAACAAATGGTCTTAGACTTAAAAGGGAAATTAGATGAATTAGAAATCACAGGGGAAGCGAAGCAAGTTTACGCCAAGCAAGATGATTTATTTAGTACGATCGATGATAGTTCCTTAACAGAAGCGATTGAAGCACTGAAAGCATTAGGTTATTCTGAGCGAGAAATCAAACGCATTAAGGTAGAGCTTGAAACAATGACAGGTAAAGCAACGGATGAAATTTTACGCTTTGGTTTGAAATTGTTAATGAAAAAATAG